GAAAATATGCTATACTTTTTGTCACACTATATGCTAGTTCTATGGGGTTAGCATCACGCATGAGTTACGTATGAAGGCGTTAAACATGTCTTTTATCTCTTGTTCCAAATCCTTGGGTATTACCTAAGATAAAGACGAAATGTCTCTGACCAAGCAGTTTGTCTAGTAACTTCAAATCATGACGTAAAACATGTTGTTTTCCTAAATTCGTAATCTAATCTAAAGATATCATAACAATCTTAGTGGAATATTTTCTGTAACTGGAGGAATACAATTCAGTTATGTTCTATATATTCGACTTATCCCTCCTCTTACCTTCATGCGTAGGCTTACCCTAACCCAATTTCTAACCTTGTATGAATTATGAAACTTTATTACACTCAAATACAGAGGTCCAGAGCTGAAGGCCCTGAAACTATGTTAATACGATATAGATAGATGCATATGATTGAAATCAGAAATAAATTTAGTTGATGCAAATTAATGTTAGTGCAAATGATTATCCTACAACTAACATCGCTATAAACACAGCAAAAGTAATAGCTAGGGAAACTTTCGTGATGTTTAGCGCTCGATCCAATGCATTTGAGTAGTCTGAGAACTGTTTTTCTCCCATGACCTTCACAGTTGATCTAGCATGCGATACCTCGTAACTCGCATTGGCTAATCTCTCAATTGCCTTGTTAGCCATTCCGAGATACCATTTGACGATTGTATCAAATGAAGTTAGGCTACCAAAGGTAAAGTAGCCTGCAAGATTTCTTGCTCTACCAGACGTGTAATGAGTATCAGACGTACAAATTTCAAGCATGTGTATGGCATTAGATGCGAGATACTCAGATATTTTTTCGCGTAAATTTCTTTCCATATTATTTCCATCAACCCAGCCAATAACAAACAATTTTCCATTCACCTTAATGGCCATCACACCCATTCCTGCGGGGCCAACATCATCAGCGCTAGCACCTATTTCCGATGAATGACAGAAACCGTATTCGAAATTAAACTGTGGCTTCATTTTAAGCTCTTCTAATACTATTCTACAAGCTTTAATCATATCAATTCTCTCATCTTCATCAAGATGTCTCCCCATAGAGTTGTGTGTATCAACTACAATAGCAAGACTGAAACCATTCTCTACCGCATACCTTTCCACCTCTTTCCTGATCTTCTCTGGTACATCCTCCATCCCATGCGCCGATGAGAGTAGCAACAGAGCCGTCTTGCCAAAGGATATACCGCTAACTCTTGCTCTGTTAACTTGTATAACTATAGGTTCGGTGCAAGTATCGCCGTTATTGAAAACCATTCCATCATTTAAGCTACGAAGATAATTTTCAACTTGTGTTCTTGATGGAAGATTCAGTGCATGATCGGATACGCTATGCATTACAACAGACTGTGTAGAATGTGAAGAATATGTTCTATAGATTTCGTAAGGCAAATTACTCCCTCCGACAGGATAAAATGGTCCCGGATGAACGTCAGGAATTACTATGGCCGATTTTCCATGTGATGTATTGAAAGCTAGTGCATATGTGCTTACGCTGGATTCATAAGCTCTGCCTTCCATAATAACCTCCATCGATGCAGGATTCTTCTCCGTCCATGCTAGCAGGTAAGCCTGAAGTACTTTGAAGTTACTCTTAACGTTAGGCCTTCCTACCCTGTCAGCAATGAAAGACCATAGCAAGCTTATTGCTATAAAGGAGAGGCC
This genomic stretch from Nitrososphaerales archaeon harbors:
- a CDS encoding DUF2070 family protein; translation: MSEDSVGRIHKRFYLTLINPESHITSLLISFLCASLIILLSYVYYLDISLSQFAVILPLSLAVLYAAKMIDYAMMKDLPVTKLAKIYHTAAFTNIFWLITISLGIVSAYVFSKPVLHSHFIIAGMLLAAGFRIGIFTSVFGATLPRAILASPILPLIFLIMFIPLESIPFLLADYIGLSFGLSFIAISLLWSFIADRVGRPNVKSNFKVLQAYLLAWTEKNPASMEVIMEGRAYESSVSTYALAFNTSHGKSAIVIPDVHPGPFYPVGGSNLPYEIYRTYSSHSTQSVVMHSVSDHALNLPSRTQVENYLRSLNDGMVFNNGDTCTEPIVIQVNRARVSGISFGKTALLLLSSAHGMEDVPEKIRKEVERYAVENGFSLAIVVDTHNSMGRHLDEDERIDMIKACRIVLEELKMKPQFNFEYGFCHSSEIGASADDVGPAGMGVMAIKVNGKLFVIGWVDGNNMERNLREKISEYLASNAIHMLEICTSDTHYTSGRARNLAGYFTFGSLTSFDTIVKWYLGMANKAIERLANASYEVSHARSTVKVMGEKQFSDYSNALDRALNITKVSLAITFAVFIAMLVVG